A genomic stretch from Methanomassiliicoccales archaeon includes:
- a CDS encoding proteasome assembly chaperone family protein: protein MTIMEPDPFINEYKYGKYPKAMAVVGFPSVGLVGSIAANFVSRTMKLERIATMISKDFPPYTIVHDGIPSSPVRIYAGERACDDGVRCDQLVVIMSEFIPRPDLIKPVADLILQWCKEKEIGTILTLEGINVGEVAGEVPIYGVASTPRTREMLEKYGVKEMKEGMVSGISGVLLYEGERLGIDVICLLGPARLDYPDARGAARLLEIVAKMLPELKLDPEPLYKEAEQIEQQMKAALESMRQPRKIGDESLIYG, encoded by the coding sequence ATGACAATCATGGAGCCAGATCCTTTCATCAATGAATACAAATACGGCAAGTATCCAAAGGCGATGGCCGTTGTCGGGTTTCCGAGTGTCGGGCTTGTTGGTTCAATCGCTGCGAATTTTGTCTCAAGGACGATGAAGCTCGAGAGGATCGCCACAATGATCTCCAAGGATTTCCCCCCATATACGATCGTCCATGACGGTATCCCCTCCTCTCCGGTCCGCATTTACGCGGGGGAAAGGGCGTGCGACGATGGTGTTCGATGCGACCAGCTCGTTGTGATTATGTCTGAGTTTATTCCGCGACCTGATCTCATCAAACCTGTTGCAGATCTGATACTCCAATGGTGTAAAGAAAAGGAAATTGGTACAATTCTCACGCTCGAGGGCATCAATGTTGGGGAGGTAGCAGGGGAGGTCCCAATCTATGGCGTTGCGAGTACGCCACGAACGCGCGAAATGCTGGAAAAATATGGCGTCAAGGAGATGAAAGAGGGAATGGTTTCCGGGATTTCAGGCGTCTTGCTGTATGAAGGAGAACGCCTCGGCATCGATGTGATCTGCCTGCTCGGTCCGGCGCGGCTCGATTACCCTGACGCGAGGGGAGCTGCGCGACTTCTCGAGATTGTTGCGAAAATGCTTCCAGAACTGAAGCTCGATCCCGAACCTTTATATAAAGAGGCAGAGCAGATCGAGCAGCAAATGAAAGCCGCGCTCGAGAGCATGAGGCAACCAAGAAAGATCGGAGACGAATCCCTTATTTACGGTTGA
- a CDS encoding potassium transporter TrkA — protein MKDTSEVIVDLAYAALMFDSKEIAEEVKKLEAEMDTLRYEIRIRAMLAARTKNDAIQLSGLLQIASAAASISHAAADMVKLLDLDIEKRPFLSFVLRDAEEKIRLINLSERSDMVNRTIDELGIECRTGMRIIAIKRGKRWIYDPEDHVRLKAGDVLIVRGTEDGYEILNKYATGERKWPEDSDEEYREGE, from the coding sequence ATGAAGGATACATCTGAGGTCATCGTGGATTTGGCATATGCAGCCCTGATGTTCGACAGCAAAGAGATCGCCGAAGAAGTGAAGAAATTAGAGGCGGAAATGGATACGCTGAGATACGAAATCAGAATCAGGGCGATGCTCGCAGCAAGAACAAAGAATGATGCTATACAACTTTCTGGCCTTCTTCAAATTGCATCTGCGGCAGCTTCGATTTCTCACGCCGCAGCTGATATGGTCAAGTTGCTCGATCTCGATATCGAAAAGCGCCCTTTCTTATCATTTGTTTTGCGTGATGCAGAGGAGAAGATCAGATTGATCAATCTTTCCGAGCGATCGGATATGGTAAACAGGACGATTGACGAACTTGGCATCGAATGTAGAACTGGAATGAGGATCATTGCAATCAAAAGAGGTAAGAGATGGATTTACGACCCTGAAGATCACGTTCGATTGAAAGCTGGCGATGTTCTCATCGTCAGAGGGACGGAGGATGGTTACGAGATTCTCAACAAATATGCCACTGGCGAAAGAAAATGGCCAGAGGATTCCGACGAAGAATATCGCGAGGGGGAATGA
- a CDS encoding PhoU family transcriptional regulator yields the protein MFLEIKDTSELMIDLAYSSLIYNNKDIAEEVFIMEEMIDELTSQLQEEAIKRAIEDKNVHKALAVIRLATSIEEISDAAMQIADVVLRDVQPHPVIQLSLRESDVIITTARVSENSELANKSLGDIKLPSRCGMWLVAIKRGKKYIYGPDKRTVVQPQDILIARGPPDGEEYFKCLAAGTNED from the coding sequence ATGTTCCTCGAAATAAAAGATACCTCAGAGCTAATGATCGACCTCGCGTATTCCTCTTTAATTTACAACAACAAAGACATTGCAGAGGAAGTTTTCATCATGGAAGAAATGATCGATGAATTGACGAGCCAGCTACAGGAAGAAGCGATCAAACGAGCGATCGAAGACAAGAACGTTCACAAGGCGCTTGCTGTGATCAGATTGGCTACGTCAATTGAAGAAATTTCTGATGCCGCAATGCAGATCGCCGATGTTGTGCTTCGAGACGTTCAACCACATCCAGTCATTCAGCTCAGCTTGAGGGAATCTGATGTGATTATCACAACGGCTAGGGTCAGCGAAAATTCGGAACTGGCGAATAAATCGCTTGGCGATATAAAACTTCCATCAAGATGTGGCATGTGGCTCGTCGCCATCAAAAGGGGTAAAAAGTACATTTACGGGCCAGACAAGCGTACCGTTGTCCAGCCTCAGGACATTCTCATAGCGAGAGGACCTCCGGACGGTGAGGAATATTTCAAGTGTCTGGCTGCTGGAACGAACGAAGATTGA
- a CDS encoding adenylate kinase yields MALVLLGPPGSGKGTQAAKLAKELKLIHISTGDMLREAIRQGTPIGLKAKNYVDRGELVPDELVTELIREKLSSMNGVLLFDGYPRNLVQARMLDEIVIVKAAINLDVDENKILERLTKRRTCKRCGAVYNLETNPPAIPGKCDKCGGELYQRSDDTESVVRQRLSIYKEATLPLIEYYRNKGVLIEINGDGTIDEVFERIREELKDVI; encoded by the coding sequence ATCGCACTGGTTTTACTCGGTCCTCCTGGATCGGGAAAAGGGACGCAAGCTGCAAAACTCGCCAAGGAGTTGAAGCTCATCCATATTTCAACTGGTGATATGCTTCGAGAGGCGATACGGCAGGGTACACCCATTGGCTTGAAAGCAAAGAACTATGTTGATAGGGGAGAGCTTGTCCCTGATGAGCTCGTCACCGAATTGATTCGTGAGAAACTCTCCAGCATGAATGGTGTTTTGCTGTTTGATGGATATCCGAGGAATTTGGTTCAGGCAAGAATGCTCGATGAGATCGTTATTGTAAAGGCTGCGATCAATCTCGATGTGGATGAAAACAAGATACTGGAACGTCTTACGAAACGAAGAACATGCAAGCGATGTGGCGCGGTTTACAATCTTGAAACGAATCCACCAGCTATCCCGGGAAAGTGCGATAAATGCGGAGGTGAACTTTATCAGCGCTCTGATGATACAGAGAGTGTTGTTAGGCAGCGATTGAGTATCTACAAAGAAGCTACATTGCCGCTGATTGAGTACTATCGAAACAAAGGAGTGCTCATCGAGATTAATGGTGATGGAACAATCGATGAGGTGTTCGAGAGAATACGAGAGGAATTAAAAGACGTGATCTGA
- a CDS encoding GTP-binding protein: protein MEKRKFIRKICLLGDGGVGKTSLVRRFVYDFFSDEYLTSFGTKVTKKVLDLGEIELTLMIWDILGQKTHKALHHAYYKGANGALLVCDLTREETIKNLIGWRDDFVAVVGSVPVLPIANKNDLESKVSEATLAQIADMLGQGFVKTSAKTGEGVQEAFIRLGKALMEGGG from the coding sequence ATGGAAAAAAGGAAATTCATCCGTAAAATCTGCTTGCTTGGCGACGGTGGCGTAGGAAAGACAAGTCTGGTCCGCAGATTTGTATACGACTTCTTCAGCGACGAATATCTCACGAGTTTCGGTACAAAAGTGACGAAGAAAGTTCTCGATCTGGGAGAAATCGAACTCACCCTAATGATATGGGATATTCTCGGTCAGAAAACGCACAAGGCGCTTCATCATGCCTATTACAAGGGGGCAAATGGAGCACTGCTCGTTTGTGATTTAACGAGGGAAGAAACAATAAAGAACTTAATTGGATGGCGAGACGATTTCGTCGCAGTTGTTGGATCCGTTCCGGTTTTGCCGATTGCGAATAAAAATGATCTTGAAAGTAAGGTCTCTGAGGCGACGCTTGCACAAATCGCGGACATGCTTGGTCAGGGGTTTGTAAAAACGAGTGCGAAAACTGGCGAGGGTGTTCAAGAAGCATTCATTCGCCTGGGTAAAGCGTTGATGGAGGGGGGTGGTTGA
- a CDS encoding FAD-binding protein, whose amino-acid sequence MEERLLAQIRSIVGEKNFSTRIADLYTYGFDASIHHRTPDVVVQPRTTEQVSQILKLANENRIPVLARGGGTGLCGSAVPIKGGIVMDMTKMNQIKEIRVEDLYCVVGPGVVYDKLNEALAPYSFFFPPTPGSGEACTIGGMVATNASGMRAIKYGATRDYVLGLEVVLANGEVIRTGTRTIKNSSGYQLERLFVGSEGTLGIITEVTLRIAPKPKKSAMAVAAFDSLEKAGRCVSAIIAKPLIPSAIELMDRICIKAVNKTMHVGFPDCEALCLIEVDGDPKVVEDEVKEVHTICKEIGAIGVEFSTDPKQMAKWTAGRKAVLPALSRYGDEYVSISLADDMSVPISKIPETVVAFQKIAERNNVIVGTYGHAADGNLHTKMLLNPLSEESWKNGEKAVAEIFDAVIAVGGTVTGEHGVGISKAPYMQKERESVLGVMKAIKRTLDPNNILNPGKLMEWEGSIIRYLRYPCRDFA is encoded by the coding sequence TTGGAAGAAAGGTTGCTGGCGCAGATAAGATCAATCGTTGGTGAGAAGAACTTTTCTACAAGAATTGCTGACCTCTACACTTATGGCTTCGACGCATCGATACATCACAGAACGCCCGATGTTGTTGTTCAGCCGAGAACGACTGAACAAGTATCCCAGATTCTTAAACTTGCGAACGAGAACCGTATCCCAGTTCTCGCAAGGGGTGGTGGAACGGGACTATGCGGGAGTGCGGTTCCGATCAAGGGCGGCATCGTCATGGACATGACGAAGATGAATCAGATCAAGGAAATACGCGTCGAAGACCTTTACTGTGTCGTAGGACCAGGCGTTGTTTACGATAAATTGAATGAGGCGCTTGCACCTTACAGTTTTTTCTTTCCGCCAACTCCAGGGAGCGGTGAAGCATGCACGATTGGAGGAATGGTTGCGACGAACGCCTCTGGTATGCGGGCGATTAAATACGGAGCAACGAGAGATTACGTCCTTGGACTCGAGGTCGTGCTTGCAAATGGCGAGGTTATCAGAACCGGGACGAGGACGATTAAGAATTCATCAGGGTATCAATTAGAAAGATTGTTCGTTGGCAGTGAAGGAACATTGGGCATTATCACAGAGGTGACATTGAGAATAGCGCCAAAACCGAAAAAGTCCGCGATGGCGGTCGCTGCGTTCGATTCTTTGGAAAAAGCCGGGAGATGTGTTTCTGCAATCATCGCTAAACCGCTGATCCCATCGGCTATCGAATTGATGGATCGCATTTGCATCAAAGCGGTAAATAAGACGATGCACGTCGGATTTCCGGATTGCGAGGCGCTTTGTCTTATCGAAGTTGATGGTGATCCAAAGGTCGTCGAAGATGAAGTGAAAGAAGTTCACACGATTTGCAAGGAAATCGGTGCGATCGGCGTCGAATTCTCAACCGATCCAAAGCAAATGGCGAAATGGACCGCTGGAAGAAAAGCCGTTCTTCCAGCACTCAGCAGGTATGGAGACGAATACGTTTCCATTTCCCTCGCGGATGATATGTCCGTACCGATTTCCAAAATACCAGAGACTGTCGTAGCATTCCAGAAAATCGCTGAACGCAACAATGTGATTGTCGGCACTTACGGTCATGCAGCCGACGGAAATCTTCACACGAAGATGTTGCTGAATCCGCTTTCAGAGGAATCCTGGAAGAATGGGGAGAAGGCGGTTGCGGAGATTTTTGACGCTGTCATCGCTGTTGGTGGAACGGTTACAGGAGAGCACGGTGTCGGCATTTCGAAGGCGCCGTATATGCAAAAAGAGCGGGAAAGCGTTCTTGGTGTAATGAAGGCGATCAAGCGGACTCTTGATCCGAACAACATCTTGAACCCAGGAAAACTGATGGAATGGGAAGGATCGATCATCAGATACCTTCGCTATCCGTGCAGAGATTTTGCTTGA
- a CDS encoding pyruvoyl-dependent arginine decarboxylase: MQIIPKKFFVTSGCAVSKVSDLNAFDEALLKAKIGEQNLVSVSSILPVGAKQVPQRALPMGAITHCVLAQMRGGEGEMISAGIAYGFRKDGKGGYVAEGHMHGTKKALREVLEWKMHEMAKLRGVEFKSIRYKIEELSVPMDHYGACIAALVFVEY; encoded by the coding sequence ATGCAAATCATTCCAAAGAAGTTCTTTGTAACATCAGGTTGTGCGGTCAGCAAGGTATCTGATCTTAATGCATTCGATGAAGCCCTTTTGAAAGCGAAAATCGGAGAGCAGAATCTTGTGTCTGTCTCCTCTATCCTCCCGGTCGGGGCAAAGCAAGTCCCGCAGAGGGCGCTGCCAATGGGAGCGATCACTCACTGTGTCCTCGCACAGATGAGAGGAGGCGAGGGAGAAATGATCTCAGCTGGCATTGCCTACGGCTTTCGAAAGGATGGGAAAGGCGGGTATGTGGCAGAAGGACATATGCACGGCACAAAGAAAGCGCTGAGGGAAGTACTCGAATGGAAAATGCACGAGATGGCCAAGTTGAGGGGCGTTGAATTTAAGTCAATCCGTTATAAGATCGAGGAGTTGTCTGTTCCAATGGATCACTACGGTGCGTGCATTGCCGCTCTTGTATTTGTAGAGTACTGA
- a CDS encoding magnesium transporter, whose product MGARVIIRAFITRNREVFAHGLVANMISSIGDLLAGATLGFMTNTLALLPGLMVLIPPAIGMRGNIFGALGSRLGTAMHIGTFEMTVKKGSVLRQNLEASIFLTMIISLLMGVFAKLITDLMGFPSISIWTFIFISVLGGVLAGFVLIFVNIFVAYIGFKKGWDIDNFSAPIITAAGDIVTLPMLFLSAIIVLSFPEVIITLFSVLFIIATFITLIFAARSKEELARRILIESIPVLSLCAILDIGAGMTIEHRLEELVTFPALLVMIPPFLEDANALGGILTSRLASMLHVGLIKPRKIPSGLEIENFAIILILSLWVFTLVGISSHLVALLLGLSSPGIWVMILISLVAGFLTVAVLTVISYYIATLTFHFSLDPDNHSIPLTSSAIDFVGAIFLMEALFLIGVV is encoded by the coding sequence ATGGGGGCAAGGGTCATCATAAGGGCGTTCATAACGAGGAACAGAGAAGTCTTCGCTCACGGCTTAGTCGCAAATATGATTTCTTCTATTGGAGACCTCCTCGCTGGTGCAACACTTGGATTCATGACCAATACTCTTGCCCTGCTTCCAGGTTTAATGGTTCTTATTCCACCAGCTATTGGTATGAGAGGGAACATTTTTGGTGCCCTCGGAAGCAGACTCGGGACTGCGATGCATATTGGTACATTCGAAATGACTGTCAAGAAAGGCAGTGTTCTCAGGCAGAATCTCGAAGCGTCGATCTTCCTTACAATGATCATATCTCTCTTGATGGGTGTATTTGCGAAGCTCATCACCGATCTGATGGGCTTTCCGAGTATCTCCATCTGGACATTTATTTTCATATCCGTTCTCGGCGGGGTGCTCGCAGGTTTTGTCCTCATTTTCGTTAATATTTTTGTTGCCTACATCGGCTTCAAGAAAGGGTGGGATATAGACAACTTCTCAGCGCCCATTATCACTGCGGCGGGAGACATCGTCACATTACCGATGCTTTTCTTGTCAGCAATCATCGTTCTCAGCTTTCCAGAAGTTATCATTACTTTGTTCTCCGTGCTCTTTATCATCGCAACTTTTATTACGTTGATTTTCGCAGCCAGGAGTAAAGAGGAATTGGCAAGAAGGATCTTGATCGAAAGTATCCCGGTACTTTCTCTTTGTGCCATCCTCGACATCGGTGCGGGCATGACGATCGAGCACAGGTTGGAGGAGCTTGTCACATTTCCAGCCCTCCTTGTTATGATCCCCCCATTTCTCGAAGATGCAAATGCACTCGGGGGCATACTTACTTCCAGACTGGCATCGATGCTTCACGTCGGTTTGATCAAACCGAGGAAAATCCCTAGTGGTCTCGAAATCGAGAATTTCGCGATTATTTTAATACTCTCATTATGGGTTTTCACGCTCGTTGGCATCTCTTCGCATCTTGTCGCGTTGTTGCTGGGATTGAGTTCACCAGGAATTTGGGTTATGATACTAATCTCCCTCGTAGCAGGTTTTCTAACTGTCGCCGTGCTCACAGTCATTTCCTACTATATCGCGACTCTAACATTTCATTTCTCGCTTGATCCAGATAACCACAGCATTCCGCTCACATCCTCTGCGATCGATTTTGTTGGGGCGATATTCCTTATGGAAGCGTTATTCCTGATTGGTGTTGTTTGA
- a CDS encoding phosphoadenosine phosphosulfate reductase family protein: MEASSSLKKKAIKDSEKVTSFRHGKVVFRWCDDCATLVLGDECAICGSVGRPFSVTAPGDLRPCLQADTELLRKIFCTYFGVSDFLDGVQIFLNKIPGEDRADEIVVDGRVIGVLLFDIISDDFRLELRIDGARALADIAKRGVVEIEMPRGHLKGKNIPGTLIKRATDTFNVNDPLIVLAGDFVCSGIARVPSDQAKNSERAIGIRDVGRGRLRIAGKKRCWSRFVEANITHFRSLEAKAVSDVKSYLNSRKDLPVTLSFSGGKDSLACFGILEKASKKFSMIFVNTGLEFPETTEYVHRFAGKRGFELLIADANDGFWNNVDFFGPPAKDFRWCCKVCKLGPLTALIEDRFPKGTITIEGNRTFESFARARIAFVENNPFVPNQIILNPIREWRSVEVWGYIWWKNLEYNPLYEEEYERIGCYLCPACLASEWKRTKILHPKLSSNWEKYLYAWANKMNMPEEFVKYGFWRWKVLPKKMRRLAADIKISIPTVRTDGIQMKMVKGATPCVAGGYSLEGVVSIPRKRSFTKIVEMMKTIGPVRYSEEYEIAMVKTKDGTIKVFGGGQIVVTSSTPDTAEKLFEMAVRALLRSQLCTECGICVKNCQRKAIKFDDGPVILEERCSHCGKCADACVIAHYYDKLVSR; encoded by the coding sequence ATGGAGGCGAGTTCGAGTTTGAAAAAAAAGGCGATAAAAGACTCGGAAAAGGTAACTTCGTTCAGGCATGGTAAGGTTGTTTTCAGGTGGTGCGACGATTGTGCAACGCTTGTGCTAGGCGATGAATGTGCAATTTGTGGAAGCGTAGGAAGACCATTTAGCGTCACCGCGCCAGGAGATCTCAGACCGTGTCTCCAAGCAGATACTGAGCTTCTCAGGAAAATTTTTTGCACCTATTTTGGAGTCTCGGATTTTCTTGATGGTGTTCAGATATTTCTGAACAAGATACCAGGAGAAGACAGGGCGGACGAGATCGTTGTCGATGGTCGAGTCATCGGTGTTCTGTTATTCGACATCATTTCCGACGATTTCAGGCTCGAGTTGCGAATTGATGGCGCACGTGCTCTGGCGGATATTGCGAAAAGAGGAGTTGTTGAAATTGAAATGCCGAGGGGTCATCTCAAAGGAAAGAATATTCCAGGTACATTGATAAAACGTGCTACAGATACTTTCAATGTCAACGACCCCCTTATCGTCCTTGCTGGTGATTTCGTATGTAGTGGCATAGCAAGAGTGCCGAGCGATCAAGCGAAGAATTCCGAAAGGGCGATTGGTATCAGAGATGTAGGGAGAGGACGCTTAAGAATCGCTGGTAAAAAGAGATGTTGGTCAAGATTCGTGGAGGCGAATATCACTCACTTCAGATCTCTTGAGGCCAAGGCAGTGAGCGATGTGAAATCATATCTCAACAGCAGAAAGGATCTGCCAGTGACACTTTCTTTCAGCGGCGGCAAGGACTCCCTTGCTTGTTTCGGCATTTTAGAAAAAGCTTCGAAAAAATTCTCAATGATTTTTGTTAACACAGGTCTTGAATTCCCTGAGACGACTGAATATGTCCATCGCTTCGCAGGAAAGCGCGGATTTGAATTACTCATAGCTGATGCAAATGACGGATTCTGGAACAACGTCGACTTTTTTGGTCCGCCCGCCAAGGATTTTAGGTGGTGCTGTAAGGTCTGTAAGCTCGGGCCCCTTACCGCTCTTATCGAAGATCGTTTTCCAAAAGGCACGATTACGATCGAAGGAAACAGGACATTCGAATCATTTGCCAGGGCACGCATTGCATTCGTTGAAAACAATCCATTTGTTCCCAATCAGATTATCCTAAATCCCATCAGAGAATGGAGATCGGTCGAAGTCTGGGGATATATCTGGTGGAAAAACCTCGAATACAATCCACTATATGAGGAGGAATACGAGAGGATCGGGTGTTACCTGTGTCCAGCATGCCTTGCAAGTGAGTGGAAGAGAACAAAAATCCTTCATCCGAAACTGAGTAGCAACTGGGAGAAATACCTATACGCCTGGGCAAACAAAATGAATATGCCTGAGGAATTCGTCAAATATGGATTCTGGAGATGGAAAGTTCTTCCGAAGAAGATGAGAAGGCTTGCGGCAGACATCAAAATAAGCATTCCAACGGTCAGAACAGACGGCATCCAGATGAAAATGGTCAAGGGGGCAACTCCATGCGTTGCAGGAGGATATTCGCTAGAAGGCGTTGTATCAATTCCCAGGAAGAGAAGTTTCACAAAGATCGTAGAGATGATGAAGACGATCGGTCCCGTTAGATATTCAGAGGAGTACGAAATTGCAATGGTGAAGACAAAGGACGGAACGATAAAGGTGTTTGGTGGCGGCCAAATTGTTGTAACTAGCTCAACGCCTGATACGGCAGAGAAATTGTTCGAAATGGCTGTTAGGGCCCTTCTCCGGTCGCAACTCTGCACAGAATGCGGAATCTGCGTTAAGAACTGTCAAAGAAAGGCGATCAAGTTCGATGATGGCCCAGTGATACTCGAAGAGAGATGCAGCCACTGCGGTAAATGCGCCGATGCATGCGTCATTGCGCACTATTATGACAAGCTTGTTTCTCGATGA
- a CDS encoding DUF1922 domain-containing protein translates to MFGVVICPNCNRPRGVNLSAKKAMCPACGKHIDLKRAKIYFETDSEAELAEAVRKLSEQTSGGLEDSTDFISRKKKKSDESHLNSIYKPSKARDDEDQARILVKELSARTGEFSLEDLCRVIGDEEEAMTLLEKLLSAGIIFEPRPGRYRPV, encoded by the coding sequence ATGTTCGGCGTCGTTATCTGTCCAAACTGCAACCGGCCTCGTGGGGTCAATCTTTCCGCAAAAAAAGCGATGTGCCCAGCCTGCGGAAAGCATATCGATCTCAAAAGGGCAAAAATCTATTTTGAGACTGATTCTGAAGCCGAACTCGCAGAGGCGGTTCGAAAGCTCAGCGAACAGACATCAGGCGGTCTCGAGGATTCTACAGATTTTATATCACGAAAAAAGAAAAAGAGCGACGAGTCGCATCTCAACTCAATTTACAAGCCCTCGAAAGCAAGAGATGACGAAGATCAGGCTAGGATCCTTGTGAAGGAGTTGTCCGCGAGGACTGGCGAATTCTCACTAGAGGACTTGTGCCGGGTCATCGGTGATGAAGAAGAAGCGATGACTTTACTTGAAAAATTGTTATCAGCAGGAATCATTTTTGAACCCCGGCCTGGTAGATATCGGCCCGTATGA
- a CDS encoding site-2 protease family protein, which produces MIEDYAVYLPRAYRRIKFGRLEMLHILLAVVVLTFAFAVVLTSSTAAQLSLSYLDAFGYSIGISFLIVLTGFLLHELAHKFVAQRNGAWAEFRVYPFGLILALAFAFLGFVFAAPGAVYIQGNITRRQNGIISISGPLMNLALGAIFLAFWFIMPQSSIFAFILRWIGTINLLLAAFNLIPVPPLDGSKVIRWNVPIFVVVFAITIALLLIGLEIIAV; this is translated from the coding sequence ATGATCGAAGATTACGCAGTTTATCTGCCACGCGCGTACCGTCGGATCAAATTTGGAAGACTGGAAATGCTTCATATTTTACTAGCGGTGGTGGTTCTGACCTTCGCTTTTGCTGTCGTACTGACCAGTTCGACAGCAGCGCAGCTCAGCCTGTCTTATTTGGATGCATTCGGTTATTCGATCGGGATTTCATTCCTAATTGTTTTGACCGGATTTCTCCTGCATGAACTCGCTCACAAATTCGTCGCCCAGAGAAATGGAGCTTGGGCTGAATTCAGGGTTTATCCATTTGGTTTGATCCTTGCGCTAGCATTCGCGTTCCTTGGCTTCGTATTCGCCGCGCCGGGTGCGGTTTACATCCAGGGTAACATCACCCGAAGACAGAACGGAATCATCAGCATATCAGGTCCATTGATGAATCTTGCTTTAGGAGCAATATTTCTCGCATTCTGGTTTATCATGCCGCAGTCGTCGATCTTTGCATTCATCTTACGCTGGATTGGCACAATCAATTTACTGCTCGCCGCCTTTAATCTGATTCCCGTTCCGCCACTTGATGGCTCAAAAGTAATCAGGTGGAACGTTCCGATCTTTGTCGTTGTCTTTGCAATCACGATCGCGCTTCTCCTGATAGGTCTAGAAATTATTGCGGTGTGA
- a CDS encoding DUF835 domain-containing protein has protein sequence MREELELIEGDAAGETLERFGFRAGMGLVRELEVEAKDFEDFSEILPQLWSETGLSRMVMEEITESEIVITFEESIEASHGRKCDFTRGYLAGIVSALLKTRYQAKERACISTGSPCCVHVLTPVEEVITPQEMRITGELPEYTLEEGYSYLIESEDPSIAFEIYVDQIAHGKPGMCVVREYPEKLRSRYDLRNSTILWLSYERDIKYAREPTNIPLIYSEIKNFFDSARCGIVLISGLEYMISQSNFVKVLKFVQLLNENVAVTNSILLLPVSPQTLTPRDLKLLERELWLLNPEECRSGQ, from the coding sequence TTGAGAGAGGAGCTGGAGCTCATCGAGGGGGACGCTGCAGGTGAGACATTAGAACGCTTTGGATTCAGGGCCGGTATGGGTCTTGTACGAGAGCTGGAAGTTGAAGCGAAGGATTTCGAGGATTTTTCTGAGATTCTACCGCAACTCTGGTCAGAAACAGGATTGAGCAGAATGGTCATGGAGGAGATTACCGAAAGCGAGATCGTGATCACGTTCGAAGAGTCGATCGAGGCATCGCACGGTCGAAAATGCGATTTCACGCGCGGTTATCTTGCCGGGATTGTCAGTGCCCTTTTGAAGACTCGTTATCAAGCGAAGGAGAGAGCGTGCATCTCAACTGGAAGTCCGTGCTGTGTCCATGTTCTTACACCAGTCGAAGAGGTGATCACACCGCAAGAAATGAGAATCACTGGAGAACTCCCTGAGTATACTCTCGAAGAGGGTTATTCATATCTAATCGAATCAGAGGATCCATCAATTGCATTCGAGATCTACGTCGATCAGATCGCTCATGGAAAGCCGGGTATGTGTGTGGTGAGAGAGTATCCAGAGAAGCTACGAAGTCGCTATGATCTCAGAAATTCAACGATACTCTGGCTCTCGTATGAAAGGGATATCAAGTACGCACGGGAGCCGACGAATATCCCGCTCATTTACAGCGAAATCAAGAATTTCTTTGACTCAGCCAGGTGCGGAATCGTATTGATTTCCGGTCTTGAATATATGATCAGCCAGAGCAACTTCGTCAAAGTCCTCAAGTTTGTTCAATTGCTCAACGAGAACGTCGCCGTCACTAATTCTATTCTCCTTCTTCCCGTTAGCCCTCAAACCTTGACGCCTCGCGATCTTAAATTGCTGGAAAGGGAGCTCTGGCTCCTAAACCCTGAAGAATGTCGCAGCGGGCAATAG